In the genome of Streptomyces sp. NBC_00190, one region contains:
- a CDS encoding SDR family oxidoreductase yields the protein MSTATKTAVVTGASSGIGAATARQLAAAGYHVVLTARRKDRIEALAAELTAAGHSAAAHALDVTDRPSVDAFAASLERYPSVDVLVNNAGGAIGAEPVATGDPADWRTMYEVNVIGTLNVTQALLPALTASGDGTVVVLSSTAGHSTYEGGAGYVAAKNGARVLAETLRLEIVGQPVRVIEIAPGMVKTEEFATTRFRGDTEKAAKVYAGVAHPLSADDVADTITWAVTRPSHVNIDLLVVRPRAQASNTKVHREL from the coding sequence ATGAGCACGGCCACCAAGACCGCCGTAGTCACCGGAGCGAGCAGCGGCATCGGCGCCGCCACCGCCCGCCAGCTCGCCGCGGCCGGCTACCACGTCGTACTCACCGCCCGCCGCAAGGACCGGATCGAGGCCCTCGCCGCCGAGCTCACCGCGGCCGGCCACTCCGCCGCCGCCCACGCCCTCGACGTCACCGACCGCCCCTCCGTCGACGCCTTCGCCGCCTCCCTGGAGCGCTACCCGTCGGTCGACGTACTGGTCAACAACGCGGGCGGCGCCATCGGAGCCGAGCCCGTCGCCACCGGAGACCCCGCCGACTGGCGCACGATGTACGAGGTCAACGTCATCGGCACCCTCAACGTCACCCAGGCCCTGCTGCCGGCCCTCACCGCCTCCGGCGACGGCACCGTGGTCGTCCTGTCCTCCACCGCCGGCCACTCCACGTACGAGGGCGGCGCCGGCTACGTCGCCGCCAAGAACGGCGCCCGCGTCCTCGCCGAGACCCTCCGCCTGGAGATCGTCGGCCAGCCCGTCCGCGTCATCGAGATCGCCCCCGGCATGGTCAAGACCGAGGAGTTCGCGACCACCCGCTTCCGCGGCGACACCGAGAAGGCCGCGAAGGTGTACGCGGGCGTCGCACACCCCCTGTCCGCCGACGACGTGGCCGACACCATCACCTGGGCGGTGACCCGTCCCAGCCATGTCAACATCGACCTCCTGGTGGTCCGCCCCCGCGCCCAGGCCTCGAACACCAAGGTCCACCGCGAGCTCTGA